The Setaria viridis chromosome 6, Setaria_viridis_v4.0, whole genome shotgun sequence genome contains a region encoding:
- the LOC117861292 gene encoding F-box/kelch-repeat protein At1g51550 yields MEEDEAGASSSSPPPPIAQLGYDQLLSVLRLLPPEAVLSFAATCRAFRAWASSDALWEALCRRDWGARAAAALAERRRDRERAGGGAPAPWRRVYAEVARLGALSARRVPVRGASPRPRASHSLNLVAGWLVLFGGGCEGGHHLDDTWVAYAGIGAGNRPPTVLSWQQLASGTPSGRFSHSCTLVGDALVLFGGITDQGQRLNDTWIGQVICEEPRRMRISWRLLEVGPLAPPPRGAHAACCVDDKFIVIHGGIGLYGSRLGDTWLLDLSNGLRSGSWHQIGKTWPLPPPRSGHSLTWIGGTRMVLFGGRGSEFEVLNDVWLFDISDQYPKWKELKYDLSTALGEMPFPRVGHSAILALGGKVLVYGGEDSQRRRKDDFWILDTPALLQYESGSKKMTKRMWKKLRIDGQCPSYRSFHGACVDTSGCCVYIFGGMVDGLVHPAEALGLRFDGQLYQVELVLHL; encoded by the exons atggaggaggacgaggcgggggcatcgtcgtcgtcgccgccgccgcccatcgcgCAGCTGGGCTACGACCAGCTGCTGTCCGTCCTCCGCCTGCTCCCGCCGGAGGCCGTGCTCTCCTTCGCCGCTACCTGCCGCGCGTTCCGGGCCTGGGCCTCCTCCGACGCGCTCTGGGAGGCGCTGTGCCGCCGCGACTggggcgcccgcgccgccgccgcgctagCCGAGCGCCGGCGCGACCGCGagcgtgccggcggcggcgcgccggcgccgtggagGAGGGTCTACGCCGAGGTCGCTAGGCTTGGCGCCCTGTCCGCGCGCCGCGTCCCCGTGAGGGGCGCCTCGCCGCGGCCCCGCGCGTCGCACTCGCTCAACCTCGTCGCCGGATGGCTCGTGCtcttcggcggcggctgcgaggGAG GTCACCATCTTGATGACACTTGGGTGGCTTATGCTGGAATTGGAGCTGGAAATAGACCGCCTACTGTACTTAGCTGGCAGCAGTTAGCCTCTGGCACCCCAAGTGGGCGTTTTAGTCATTCATGCACTCTAGTTGGTGACGCATTAGTCTTGTTTGGTGGAATCACTGACCAGGGGCAGCGTTTGAATGATACATGGATAGGCCAAGTTATTTGTGAAGAACCTCGAAGGATGCGGATCTCATGGAGACTGCTGGAGGTAGGTCCACTTGCACCACCTCCTCGTGGAGCCCATGCAGCCTGCTGCGTTGATGATAAGTTCATTGTAATTCATGGTGGGATAGGGCTCTATGGAAGCCGGCTTGGTGATACATGGCTTCTTGATCTCTCAAATGGCCTCCGATCTGGCAGTTGGCATCAAATAGGGAAAACATGGCCTTTGCCTCCACCTCGTTCTGGTCATTCTTTAACTTGGATTGGTGGGACTCGCATGGTTCTATTTGGTGGTAGAGGATCAGAATTTGAGGTTCTTAATGATGTCTGGTTGTTTGATATTAGTGATCAGTACCCAAAATGGAAGGAACTAAAGTATGACTTGTCTACTGCTCTTGGTGAAATGCCTTTTCCACGGGTTGGGCATTCAGCAATACTTGCGTTGGGAGGCAAGGTCCTTGTGTATGGTGGAGAGGACTCACAAAGGCGGCGGAAGGATGACTTTTGGATCTTAGATACACCAGCTCTACTTCAATACGAGTCAGGTTCCAAGAAAATGACCAAAAGGATGTGGAAAAAGCTAAGAATTGATGGTCAGTGCCCAAGCTACCGATCCTTCCATGGGGCATGTGTAGATACTTCTGGTTGTTGTGTGTATATTTTTGGTGGAATGGTTGATGGCCTTGTTCACCCTGCAGAAGCCTTGGGTCTGAGATTTGATGGGCAGCTGTATCAAGTGGAGCTAGTGCTGCATCTTTAG
- the LOC117861291 gene encoding uncharacterized membrane protein At1g16860: protein MGSRFPSHQLSNGLYVSGRPEQPKEKAPVICSSAMPYTGGDIKKSGELGKMFDLHRKSGPLGNQPSRNTSFGGAASNSGPVSNAVGRSNYSGSISSAVPGTGGSSRTKSNSGPLNKHGEPTKRSSGPQSGGVTPMARQNSGPLPPVLPTTGLITSGPITSGQMNSSGAQRKVSGPLDSSVSMKMRTASFAHNPAVTNLNAEDGYSIKGSIPAAIMWLVALLFVVGFVAGGFILAAIHNPILLIVVVVIFGFVAALVTWNICWGTKGVTGFVSHYPDADLRTAKDGEYVKVTGVVTCGNLPLESSFQRVPRCVYTSTCLYEYRGWDSKAANTTHRRFTWGLRSMERHAVDFYISDFQSGLRALVKTGFGARVTPYVDESVVIDINPDNKDMSPEFLRWLRGRNLSSDDRIMRLKEGYIKEGSTVSVMGVVQRNENVLMIVPPAEPISTGCQWAKCMLPTSLDGLVLRCEDTSDMDVIPV, encoded by the exons ATGGGTTCGCGATTTCCATCCCACCAGCTAAGCAATGGCCTGTATGTCTCGGGCCGACCTGAGCAACCTAAGGAGAAGGCCCCAGTCATTTGCTCCTCAGCTATGCCATACACTGGCGGGGATATAAAGAAATCTGGAGAGCTTGGGAAGATGTTTGATCTCCATAGAAAATCTGGTCCTTTGGGTAACCAGCCTTCAAGGAATACTTCGTTCGGTGGTGCTGCCTCCAACTCTGGACCAGTTTCTAATGCTGTTGGTCGCTCCAACTACTCTGGTTCTATTTCATCTGCAGTTCCTGGCACTGGAGGATCTTCAAGGACAAAATCTAATTCTGGACCTCTCAATAAGCATGGAGAACCGACAAAGAGGTCGTCTGGCCCCCAATCAGGTGGAGTAACCCCCATGGCCCGCCAGAACTCTGGCCCTCTGCCTCCTGTTCTTCCTACAACTGGGCTAATTACATCAGGTCCAATCACCTCGGGTCAGATGAATTCATCTGGTGCTCAAAGGAAAGTATCAGGCCCTCTTGATTCCAGTGTATCAATGAAGATGCGTACTGCCTCTTTTGCACACAACCCAGCTGTCACAAATCTCAATGCAGAAGATGGTTACTCGATTAAGGGCAGCATTCCAGCAGCAATAATGTGGTTGGTTGCATTGCTTTTTGTGGTTGGATTTGTGGCAGGAGGCTTCATTCTTGCTGCTATTCATAATCCGATCTTGCTCATAGTTGTTGTGGTGATATTTGGTTTTGTCGCTGCACTTGTCACCTGGAACATCTGCTGGGGAACGAAAGGTGTGACTGGGTTTGTCAGTCACTATCCTGATGCAGATCTTAGAACTGCAAAAGACGGAGAGTATGTGAAGGTTACTGGG GTTGTTACTTGTGGAAATTTGCCCCTCGAGTCTTCATTCCAACGGGTTCCGAGATGTGTTTACACTTCCACTTGCTTGTATGAGTATAGGGGTTGGGATTCAAAAGCTGCTAACACTACACATCGCCGATTCACTTGGGGACTCAGGTCAATGGAG CGACATGCAGTGGATTTCTACATCTCTGATTTCCAATCAGGATTGCGTGCACTGGTGAAAACAGGATTTGGTGCACGTGTAACCCCATATGTTGATGAATCTGTTGTTATTGACATAAACCCAGACAACAAGGACATGTCGCCTGAATTCCTAAGGTGGCTGCGGGGAAGGAACCTCTCGAGCGATGATCGGATTATGCGCCTGAAAGAAGG GTACATCAAGGAGGGCAGCACCGTTAGCGTGATGGGTGTTGTTCAAAGGAACGAGAACGTGCTGATGATCGTTCCTCCTGCTGAACCCATCTCCACCGGCTGCCAGTGGGCCAAGTGCATGCTCCCAACCAGCCTCGATGGCCTGGTCCTGAGGTGTGAAGATACATCCGACATGGATGTGATACCGGTCTAG
- the LOC117861176 gene encoding uncharacterized protein isoform X1, whose amino-acid sequence MMARLLAQTLTLARPGPSPSATTAASASLRGLATKVEVIEIDLTEEDPAGSSSPGSPASSPSVEVVGIRRLEEAIHGVMVRRATPDWLPFVPGGSFWVPPLRRPHGVAELVSRIAAAGGAEGVVGSAGAAVEVVEIDAPMTEEEALSFSTARGWPSASYFVDGEIRKSQHSKKESRKGANQTDDEES is encoded by the exons atgatggcccgcctcctcgcgcagaccctaaccctagcccgccccggcccctccccctccgccaccaccgccgcgtccGCCTCGCTCCGCGGCCTCGCCACCAAGGTCGAGGTCATCGAGATCGACCTCACCGAGGAGGACCCCGCGGGTTCCTCCTCCCCCGGgtcccccgcctcctccccgtcggTCGAGGTGGTGGGGATCCGGCGACTGGAGGAGGCCATCCACGGCGTCATGGTGCGGCGCGCCACCCCCGACTGGCTTCCCTTCGTGCCGGGCGGGTCCTTCTGGGTGCCCCCGCTGCGGCGCCCGCACGGGGTCGCCGAGCTCGTCAGCCGgatcgcggccgccggcggcgcggagggggtCGTCGGGTCCGCGGGCGCCGCGGTCGAGGTCGTGGAGATCGACGCGCCCatgacggaggaggaggcgctctCCTTCTCCACCGCGCGGGGGTGGCCATCGGCATCCTACTTCGTCGATGGTGAGATCC GCAAATCTCAACATTCAAAGAAGGAATCAAGGAAAGGTGCAAATCAAACTGACGATGAAGAAAGCTGA
- the LOC117861176 gene encoding uncharacterized protein isoform X2 — MMARLLAQTLTLARPGPSPSATTAASASLRGLATKVEVIEIDLTEEDPAGSSSPGSPASSPSVEVVGIRRLEEAIHGVMVRRATPDWLPFVPGGSFWVPPLRRPHGVAELVSRIAAAGGAEGVVGSAGAAVEVVEIDAPMTEEEALSFSTARGWPSASYFVDGKSQHSKKESRKGANQTDDEES, encoded by the exons atgatggcccgcctcctcgcgcagaccctaaccctagcccgccccggcccctccccctccgccaccaccgccgcgtccGCCTCGCTCCGCGGCCTCGCCACCAAGGTCGAGGTCATCGAGATCGACCTCACCGAGGAGGACCCCGCGGGTTCCTCCTCCCCCGGgtcccccgcctcctccccgtcggTCGAGGTGGTGGGGATCCGGCGACTGGAGGAGGCCATCCACGGCGTCATGGTGCGGCGCGCCACCCCCGACTGGCTTCCCTTCGTGCCGGGCGGGTCCTTCTGGGTGCCCCCGCTGCGGCGCCCGCACGGGGTCGCCGAGCTCGTCAGCCGgatcgcggccgccggcggcgcggagggggtCGTCGGGTCCGCGGGCGCCGCGGTCGAGGTCGTGGAGATCGACGCGCCCatgacggaggaggaggcgctctCCTTCTCCACCGCGCGGGGGTGGCCATCGGCATCCTACTTCGTCGATG GCAAATCTCAACATTCAAAGAAGGAATCAAGGAAAGGTGCAAATCAAACTGACGATGAAGAAAGCTGA
- the LOC117860706 gene encoding wall-associated receptor kinase 4, protein MGAEAFYSFSTKYISTTTFNDTRIGRQAPVVMDWAIRNGTTTCEVAKHNKVGTYACLSTNSVCPANGLGYLCNCSKGYQGNPYLQGGCQGLGIGLGVSGGMLLAFGSPFIIRKIKETKVRKMKEKYFSENHGLLLQQLLTHKADIGERMIITLEELEKATNNFDKAHVIGGGGHGIVFKGILDLHVVAIKKSKIVVQREIDEFINEVAVLSQVNHRNVVKLLGCCLETEVPLLVYEFISNGTLYHHLYVEGPISLPWDDRMRIAMEVARALSYLHSATSMPIFHRDIKSSNILLDENLVAKVSDFGASRYISIDKSWRMKLQ, encoded by the exons ATGGGGGCGGAGGCATTCTATTCTTTCAGCACCAAGTACATCAGCACGACCACGTTCAATGACACAAGAATTGGGCGACAAGCACCAGTGGTGATGGACTGGGCGATAAGAAACGGGACGACGACATGTGAGGTCGCCAAACATAACAAGGTGGGCACTTACGCATGCCTCAGCACCAACAGTGTGTGCCCAGCCAACGGGCTAGGGTACCTGTGCAACTGCTCCAAAGGGTACCAAGGCAACCCGTATCTTCAAGGTGGATGCCAAG GTTTAGGCATCGGGCTAGGAGTCTCTGGTGGCATGCTTCTAGCATTTGGTAGTCCCTTCATAATTCGAAAAATCAAGGAGACGAAGGTGAGGAAGATGAAAGAGAAATATTTCAGCGAAAATCATGGCTTACTATTGCAGCAATTGCTAACACATAAGGCAGACATTGGTGAAAGGATGATAATTACTTTAGAAGAGCTAGAGAAGGCCACAAATAATTTTGATAAAGCTCATGTGATTGGTGGTGGAGGGCATGGCATTGTATTTAAAGGAATTTTAGATCTGCATGTTGTGGCAATTAAGAAGTCTAAGATAGTGGTACAAAGAGAAATCGATGAATTCATAAATGAAGTTGCAGTTCTTTCTCAAGTAAACCACAGAAATGTGGTGAAGCTCTTAGGATGCTGCCTTGAGACAGAAGTCCCATTACTAGTTTATGAGTTCATTTCAAATGGAACCCTTTATCATCATCTTTATGTTGAAGGACCTATATCACTACCATGGGATGATCGAATGAGGATTGCGATGGAAGTTGCCAGAGCACTATCCTATTTACATTCAGCTACTTCAATGCCAATATTTCATAGAGATATTAAGTCTTCCAACATACTACTTGATGAAAATTTAGTTGCAAAAGTATCCGACTTTGGAGCTTCTCGATATATATCAATTGACAAATCATGGAGGATGAAGTTGCAGTAG